From the genome of Desulfobaccales bacterium:
CAGGGGTTTGGGGGCGCGCATGGTGACTTATCCCTGAAAAGGGCCGGGCCGCAGCCGGGGGGCGGTAGCCGCCGGGAGCGTCTGGGTATCAGTTAAGAGATCGGCACAATCCGGAAATACTGAAGGGGATGGCAGGCCGGAAGCGAGGCGGCCCTCCACCCTCCCCCAGGTGGCGGCCGGTGACGGCAGTGTGTTTCAAGCGGTCAGCCAGGCACTGAAGGGGCAGGCCGGCGGTCCAACCGGCCTGCCCCCGGGATTCCCCGTTTTTGCGTTAACGCCGGCGCTGCTGGCGGCGCCAGACCAAGGCCAGCCCCAGGAGGCCGCTCCCCAGCAGCAGGGCGGAGCCGGGGAGGGGGACGGGGGGTGGAGCAGCTGTTTCCACAATAAAGGCGTCGCCAGAAAATATAAAATCAACTAAATCACCAGAAGATACCGTTATGAGATAGTTTGTTTCACCGCCTTCAATATCATATTGGTAAATATAACTGCCATTATAATAAAACGCTATATAAAATTGAGGAGAATTTCCTAATGATAGATCTTTATCCCCTGATTTATCTCCTGCATACCATATACCATTTTCATTTGTAAAATGTATATATGAAAATTTTTGTGTGGTATCCATTATTTTCAAATAAGAATTAAGGTCGTTAATATTCGTAAAAATGTATAAAATAAAATCAAATGAATTGTCAGCTGGCTTGCCCATTCTCAAATAATTAACATTCGTTGCCTCATCCGCATCAAATTGCCATAAATAATATATTGTATCAGCTTTTACAGGGTTTATCGTGGTAACTATGGAAATAAAAATTAAAATTAATAAATAACACATCTTTTTCATGATTTGCTCCTTTGAATGCTTCACAAATTT
Proteins encoded in this window:
- a CDS encoding PEP-CTERM sorting domain-containing protein, producing MKKMCYLLILIFISIVTTINPVKADTIYYLWQFDADEATNVNYLRMGKPADNSFDFILYIFTNINDLNSYLKIMDTTQKFSYIHFTNENGIWYAGDKSGDKDLSLGNSPQFYIAFYYNGSYIYQYDIEGGETNYLITVSSGDLVDFIFSGDAFIVETAAPPPVPLPGSALLLGSGLLGLALVWRRQQRRR